Proteins encoded in a region of the Apilactobacillus apisilvae genome:
- a CDS encoding ROK family protein, protein MLFGSIEAGGTKFVCAIGDENFNIKDSIHIPTTTPEETLGKCVEYFKQFDDIKAIGIASFGPIELRLDNPKYGYITDTPKPHWSNTNFLGTMKKYFDIPMYWTTDVNGSAYGEYITSIKNHKPIHSLVYYTIGTGVGAGIVDNGHFLGHVGHPEAGHVRLKRAEGDKAFKGICPYHGDCLEGLASGPTFNARTGKNGKDVPLSDPSWDYVAYYVAQASIQATLFIRPERIIFGGGVVSEAFLDMVRTHFKAMFNDYLDVGDLKEYIQMPKVEHNGSATVGNFSLALKQYYKENIVKI, encoded by the coding sequence ATGTTATTTGGAAGTATTGAAGCTGGCGGCACTAAATTCGTGTGTGCAATTGGCGATGAAAATTTCAACATTAAAGATAGTATTCATATTCCAACAACCACTCCTGAAGAAACTTTAGGTAAGTGTGTGGAATATTTTAAGCAATTCGATGACATAAAAGCCATTGGGATCGCATCGTTTGGGCCAATTGAATTAAGATTAGATAATCCTAAATATGGATATATTACTGATACCCCCAAACCACATTGGTCTAATACCAACTTTTTAGGAACTATGAAAAAATATTTTGATATTCCAATGTATTGGACAACTGATGTTAATGGCTCTGCTTATGGTGAATACATTACTTCAATTAAAAATCACAAACCAATTCATTCATTAGTTTATTACACAATTGGGACTGGAGTTGGAGCTGGTATCGTTGATAATGGTCATTTCCTAGGCCACGTCGGTCATCCTGAAGCTGGGCATGTTCGCTTAAAACGTGCTGAAGGTGATAAAGCATTTAAAGGTATTTGCCCATATCATGGTGACTGTCTAGAAGGACTAGCCTCCGGGCCAACTTTTAATGCTCGGACTGGTAAAAATGGTAAAGATGTGCCATTATCAGATCCCTCATGGGATTATGTTGCATATTATGTTGCGCAAGCTTCAATTCAAGCCACTTTATTTATTCGTCCTGAACGTATTATTTTCGGTGGTGGGGTTGTTAGCGAAGCTTTCTTAGATATGGTAAGAACACACTTCAAAGCAATGTTTAATGATTATTTGGATGTTGGTGATTTAAAAGAATATATTCAAATGCCTAAAGTTGAACATAATGGTTCGGCAACTGTTGGTAATTTTTCACTAGCGTTAAAACAGTATTATAAAGAAAATATTGTTAAAATCTAA